In the genome of Populus alba chromosome 11, ASM523922v2, whole genome shotgun sequence, one region contains:
- the LOC118047542 gene encoding uncharacterized protein, with amino-acid sequence MWTLSCAIPVAYPANSVRVSMPSVKVPSSSQISFQHNESPFVPEVVKAVDSLHSEFRAVDNLVACNTSRVLKAFQNARLGSHHFSGSTGYGHDEAGGREALDQAFAEIVGAESALVRSQFFSGTHAITCALFAFLRPGDELLAVAGAPYDTLEEVIGKRDSNGLGSLKDFGVEYREVPLAEDGGLDWDCLMHALKPHTKCALIQRSCGYSWRQSLSVNEIGRAIKMIKMQNPNCLVMVDNCYGEFVESIEPPAVGADLIAGSLIKNPGGTIAPCGGYIAGKKKWVEAAAARLSAPGLGIDCGSTPGDVMRAYFQGLFLSPQMVGEAIKGAFLIAEVMASKGYKVQPLPRVTRHDTVQAVQLGSRELLIAFCEAVQRSSPVASYTKPVAGSTPGYASEVIFADGTFIDGSTSELSCDGPLREPFAVYCQGGTHWTQWGLVLGEVLKHI; translated from the exons GTTGTGAAAGCAGTAGACTCCTTGCATTCAGAGTTCAGAGCTGTGGATAATTTGGTGGCATGCAATACTTCTCGTGTTCTTAAAGCTTTCCAGAATGCTAGGCTTGGATCTCAT CACTTCAGCGGGTCCACTGGCTATGGTCATGATGAAGCTGGTGGACGTGAAGCACTGGACCAAGCTTTTGCAGAGATTGTTGGGGCTGAATCTGCACTAGTTCGCTCACAG TTTTTCTCAGGAACCCATGCTATTACCTGTGCGTTGTTTGCATTTTTGAGGCCAGGAGATGAG CTCTTGGCAGTTGCTGGTGCTCCTTATGACACCTTAGAGGAAGTTATTGGAAAGAGGGATTCCAATGGACTGGGTTCCCTGAAAGATTTTGGCGTGGAATACCGAGAAGTTCCT CTTGCTGAAGATGGTGGACTTGACTGGGATTGTCTTATGCATGCTTTAAAGCCTCATACAAAATGTGCCCTCATTCAAAGGTCATGTGGTTATTCTTGGCGTCAAAGTTTAAGTGTAAATGAGATAGGGAGGGCTATAAAGATGATCAAG ATGCAGAATCCTAATTGCTTGGTCATGGTGGATAATTGCTATGGTGAATTCGTTGAAAGCATTGAACCTCCAGCTGTG GGTGCAGATCTGATTGCAGGTAGTTTGATTAAAAATCCTGGCGGAACCATTGCACCATGTGGTGGATATATTGCAGGGAAGAAAAAATGGGTAGAAGCAGCAGCTGCTCGTCTCTCTGCGCCAGGGCTTGGGATAGATTGCGGCTCAACTCCTGGTGATGTAATGCGAGCTTATTTCCAGGGACTGTTCCTTTCACCTCAAATGGTTGGCGAGGCAATCAAG GGGGCTTTTCTAATCGCTGAAGTCATGGCATCTAAAGGATATAAAGTGCAGCCCCTACCTCGTGTCACCCGTCATGATACAGTCcag GCAGTGCAGCTTGGTAGCCGTGAGCTTCTCATCGCTTTCTGTGAGGCTGTTCAAAGAAGCTCCCCTGTAGCTTCATATACTAAACCAGTTGCAGGCTCGACTCCTGGATATGCATCAGAG GTGATCTTCGCTGATGGAACCTTCATTGATGGGAGCACAAGTGAATTATCATGTGATGGGCCCCTAAGGGAGCCTTTTGCCGTATATTGCCAG GGGGGGACCCACTGGACTCAGTGGGGCCTTGTTCTAGGAGAAGTTTTGAAGCACATCTGA
- the LOC118047541 gene encoding probable disease resistance protein At4g27220 yields MVLSDDQFQAYVEENDVGKKCKFCGHLFAFRTSISRIKWHWSGTKGHGAAICREVPKDVQEAAFLAMEGANKKCRIRADWLINVDNKTDRLVKPVAEASSSGGHTPNKSDARENALPTSSSELAGKTFEENKNAILSWLMNDEVLCIGIYGMGGVGKTSLMKHVYYQLRKKSGTFHHVYWISIPQDFSIYKLQNLIARCLGIHLSNEDDEILRAQELSEAFVMKLQPFLILDNLWDTFDPEKVGIPVQEKGCKLILTTRSLKVCRGMGCLQKIKVEPLPWEEAWTLFRERFTHDVVISPEVEQIAKSVTRKCAGLPLGIITMAESMRGVSDLHEWRNTLEKLKKSEVRDMKDKVFPSLRFSYDQLGDLAQQQCFLYCALFPEDYGISREDLIGYLIDEGIIEGIDSRQAEFDEGHTMLNELENVCLLESCDDYNNGYRSVRMHGLIRDMACQILRMSSPIMVGEELRDVDKWKEVLTRVSWINGKFKEIPSSHSPRCPNLSTLLLPYNYTLRFIGYSFFKHLNKLKVLDLSETNIELLPDSVSDLENLSALLLKGCKQLRHVPSLKKLRLLKRLDLSDTVLVDVPQDMDYLSNLRYLKLNGCSQKEFPPGILPQLYRLQFFALDDWVQGQYAPVTVEGKEVACLRKLETLECHFECFSDFIGYLKSWDGTLSLSTYKFLVGQWNDNKDYLRVLEFSGRSRKVCLYNFNINCNRSSPFFPCDIQELVILRCTDAGSLCDVLSLQYAIELECIKIQLCYRMESLLSSSWFCSTLLPPPSDGIFSHLKDFHCHGCSSMKKLFPLALLRNLANLELISVEECHKMEEIIATSVDWVVGEESSSSCSSSEFDLPNLRRLNLVYLPKLKSICSAKLICGSLQKIRVRDCPKLKRIPICLPVLDNGQPSPPPSLEEIDVDPKEWWESVEWDHPNTKDVLLPFVVLGDGSRVSDCSKKMKTEEET; encoded by the coding sequence ATGGTTTTATCAGATGATCAATTCCAGGCTTACGTTGAGGAGAATGATGTTGGTAAGAAGTGTAAGTTCTGCGGGCATCTATTTGCGTTTCGTACTTCGatttcaaggatcaaatggcaCTGGTCAGGTACTAAAGGGCATGGTGCTGCGATTTGTAGAGAAGTGCCTAAGGATGTTCAAGAAGCAGCCTTTCTAGCTATGGAGGGTGCCAACAAAAAATGTAGAATTAGAGCTGACTGGTTAATTAATGTAGATAACAAGACAGATAGATTAGTGAAGCCTGTTGCAGAAGCTAGCTCTTCTGGTGGCCATACTCCCAACAAAAGTGATGCTAGAGAAAATGCGTTACCCACTAGCTCTTCGGAGTTAGCGGGTAAAACATTTGAAGAGAATAAGAATGCCATCTTGTCTTGGTTAATGAATGATGAAGTCTTATGCATTGGCATTTATGGGATGGGAGGTGTGGGTAAAACTTCACTGATGAAACATGTTTACTatcaacttagaaaaaaatcagGCACTTTTCATCATGTTTACTGGATCTCTATACCTCAAGATTTTAGCATTTATAAATTGCAGAATCTTATTGCTAGATGTCTAGGTATACATCTTTCAAATGAAGACGACGAGATCCTAAGAGCCCAGGAACTTTCAGAAGCATTTGTAATGAAATTGCAGCCTTTCCTCATTTTGGACAATCTGTGGGACACTTTTGATCCAGAGAAGGTGGGAATTCCTGTCCAAGAGAAGGGATGCAAGTTGATTCTTACAACTAGATCATTAAAAGTTTGTCGAGGGATGGGCTGCCTGCAAAAAATCAAAGTGGAGCCTCTACCTTGGGAAGAGGCTTGGACTTTGTTTAGAGAGAGATTTACACATGATGTAGTAATTTCTCCAGAAGTTGAGCAAATTGCAAAATCTGTTACAAGGAAATGTGCTGGTTTACCTTTGGGAATTATTACAATGGCAGAAAGCATGAGGGGTGTGAGTGACCTGCATGAGTGGAGGAATACATtggagaaattgaaaaaatctgaAGTTAGGGACATGAAAGATAAGGTATTTCCGTCATTGAGGTTTAGCTATGACCAGTTAGGTGATTTAGCACAACAACAATGTTTCTTATACTGTGCGTTATTTCCAGAAGATTATGGGATTAGTAGGGAGGACTTGATAGGTTATTTGATTGATGAGGGAATAATTGAAGGGATTGATAGCAGGCAAGCAGAATTTGATGAGGGCCATACGATGCTCAATGAACTTGAAAATGTCTGTTTGTTGGAAAGTTGTGATGATTATAATAATGGTTATAGATCTGTCAGGATGCATGGCTTGATTAGGGACATGGCCTGCCAAATCCTGCGAATGAGCTCTCCAATCATGGTTGGCGAAGAATTACGAGACGTGGATAAGTGGAAAGAGGTTCTTACAAGAGTGTCCTGGATAAATGgtaaattcaaagaaattccTTCTAGCCATTCACCAAGGTGTCCCAATCTTTCAACCTTATTGTTACCCTATAATTACACTTTGAGATTTATTGGGTAttcttttttcaagcatttgaACAAGctcaaggttcttgatctgtcGGAGACAAATATTGAATTATTGCCAGATTCTGTCTCTGATTTGGAGAATCTTAGTGCATTATTGCTCAAAGGTTGTAAGCAGCTAAGGCATGTGCCATCATTAAAAAAGCTTAGGCTACTGAAGAGGTTGGATCTCAGTGATACCGTACTTGTAGATGTGCCTCAAGACATGGATTATCTATCCAACCTCAGGTATCTTAAACTCAATGGATGTAGTCAGAAGGAGTTTCCTCCTGGAATATTACCTCAACTTTATCGCCTGCAATTCTTTGCACTAGATGATTGGGTGCAGGGACAATATGCTCCAGTAACAGTTGAAGGAAAGGAAGTAGCATGCTTGAGGAAGTTGGAAACTTTGGAATGCCATTTTGAATGTTTCTCTGACTTCATAGGGTATCTCAAATCTTGGGACGGGACCCTATCACTAAGTACATACAAATTTTTAGTAGGACAATGGAATGATAACAAAGACTATTTACGTGTATTGGAATTTTCTGGAAGAAGTAGAAAAGTATGTTTATATAACTTCAATATCAACTGCAATCGAAGTTCTCCATTTTTCCCATGTGACATTCAAGAACTGGTGATTTTGAGATGCACTGATGCAGGAAGTTTATGCGACGTCTTATCATTACAGTATGCAATTGAACTAGAGTGCATTAAAATTCAGCTGTGTTATAGAATGGAGAGCTTgctttcatcttcttggttctgcTCTACTTTGTTACCACCGCCATCTGATGGTATATTTTCTCATCTCAAAGACTTCCATTGTCATGGGTGTTCAAGTATGAAAAAGCTGTTCCCTCTTGCCTTGCTGCGAAACCTAGCAAACCTGGAATTGATTTCAGTCGAGGAATGTCacaaaatggaggagataatagcaACAAGTGTAGACTGGGTTGTGGGTGAAGAAAGCAGCAGTAGCTGCAGTTCCAGCGAATTCGATCTCCCAAACTTAAGACGTCTCAACCTTGTTTATTTGCCAAAACTGAAAAGTATATGTAGTGCCAAATTGATTTGCGGTTCTCTCCAAAAGATCAGAGTAAGAGATTGTCCGAAGCTAAAGAGGATACCAATCTGCCTTCCCGTGCTTGACAATGGCCAGCCAAGTCCCCCCCCATCTCTTGAAGAAATCGATGTAGATCCAAAAGAATGGTGGGAGTCGGTGGAGTGGGACCATCCTAACACTAAGGATGTACTTCTTCCTTTTGTAGTTTTAGGTGACGGTTCCAGAGTCTCAGACTGCTCGAAGAAGATGAAGACCGAGGAAGAAACATAA